One part of the Candidatus Wallbacteria bacterium genome encodes these proteins:
- a CDS encoding formylglycine-generating enzyme family protein encodes MEPGEFEMGSDGPFSVRDERPVHSVTIRKAFWIGKFPVTQEQFEAVSGKNPSFFKGGKLPVDNISWNLCQEFCRELSSRNAGWFRVPTEAEWEFACRSGNSSEFFWGDSLNGDYFWYSYNSSGETQEVGLKKPNAWGIHDMLGNVWEWCKDFYSEDYYMESPETDPVCLRDKIRLGMKVKRGGSWQEPADRCRCGSRGRANPEFMTRDTGFRLIFEELA; translated from the coding sequence ATCGAACCTGGAGAATTCGAAATGGGTTCGGATGGACCCTTCTCAGTCAGGGATGAACGACCTGTCCACTCAGTGACCATCAGAAAGGCTTTCTGGATCGGGAAATTTCCTGTCACCCAGGAGCAGTTTGAAGCAGTCAGCGGAAAAAATCCCAGCTTCTTCAAAGGCGGGAAATTGCCTGTAGACAATATTTCCTGGAATCTATGCCAGGAATTCTGCCGGGAACTCAGTTCGAGAAATGCTGGCTGGTTCAGGGTACCAACGGAAGCCGAGTGGGAATTCGCCTGCCGTTCAGGAAATTCTTCCGAGTTTTTCTGGGGGGATTCACTGAATGGAGATTACTTCTGGTATTCCTACAACAGCTCTGGTGAAACACAAGAGGTCGGCCTGAAAAAGCCCAACGCCTGGGGGATCCATGACATGCTTGGCAATGTCTGGGAATGGTGCAAGGATTTTTACAGCGAGGATTATTACATGGAGTCTCCTGAGACAGACCCTGTCTGCCTGAGGGACAAAATCAGGCTCGGCATGAAGGTGAAACGCGGTGGTTCCTGGCAGGAACCTGCAGATCGTTGCCGCTGCGGAAGCCGGGGCAGGGCAAATCCGG